Proteins encoded in a region of the Gallalistipes aquisgranensis genome:
- a CDS encoding helix-turn-helix domain-containing protein — translation MEKGCLKGINTLRYSDIFLAMYSDNGSSCLHRNHSHVLVYMYSGELEIRERDKVTKLHKGDCAFIRKDFCVRLTKQSYKGQQFKAIFLMFTNTFLRNFFSRIDKNSLPENAWRSEVSLRKLPSSRPDIVSLFESMTPYFDSGIRPTDELLELKMTEGMYVLLNTDKNLYASLFDFTDPWKIDIMGFMEQNYMNDLTLEEMANYTGRSLATFKRDFCKVSDLSPQKWVIRRRLEAAHELIRSGTQKVTDVCFKVGFKNLSHFSKAYKGLYGHSPVHSI, via the coding sequence ATGGAGAAAGGCTGTCTGAAAGGAATCAATACGTTACGCTACTCGGATATTTTTCTGGCCATGTACTCTGATAATGGGAGCAGTTGCCTGCACCGCAACCATTCGCACGTGCTGGTCTATATGTATTCCGGAGAGCTGGAAATAAGGGAACGCGATAAAGTCACCAAGTTGCACAAGGGAGATTGTGCCTTTATCCGCAAGGACTTTTGCGTGCGACTTACCAAGCAGAGCTACAAAGGACAGCAGTTCAAGGCTATCTTCCTGATGTTTACCAATACATTCCTGCGTAACTTCTTCAGCCGGATAGACAAGAACAGCCTGCCGGAAAATGCCTGGCGAAGCGAAGTAAGTTTGCGGAAACTGCCTTCCAGCCGTCCCGACATCGTAAGCCTGTTCGAGTCCATGACCCCTTATTTCGATTCCGGCATCCGGCCCACGGACGAACTGCTGGAACTGAAAATGACCGAAGGAATGTACGTGCTTCTGAATACGGACAAGAACCTGTATGCCTCGCTTTTCGACTTTACCGACCCGTGGAAAATCGACATCATGGGCTTTATGGAGCAGAACTACATGAATGACCTTACATTGGAGGAGATGGCCAATTACACGGGCCGGAGCCTTGCCACTTTCAAGCGTGATTTCTGCAAAGTAAGCGACCTGTCCCCGCAGAAGTGGGTAATACGTCGAAGGCTGGAAGCCGCACACGAACTCATCCGTTCTGGTACGCAAAAAGTAACCGATGTTTGTTTCAAGGTAGGTTTCAAGAACCTATCGCACTTCTCGAAGGCATACAAAGGACTGTACGGACATTCTCCTGTCCACAGCATCTAA
- a CDS encoding helix-turn-helix domain-containing protein: protein MEQPIWNRIFFMDSIQAYDARRYPQCVIHILCTKGSMSFRFQNVHYNIVAGDYVILTNMSLASGFSESEDYRALTMGLSEPFVLSMAIRNNYGIIGHLGLLQNPVMKLSPHDFRKCVDDMERLRERLTDGEPHLFREEMLGYLLMAHIMDLYDIHARGQASRQVSEHTARLLQQFIELLYNGEYIRHRDVPYYASILCITPHYLSEICRKACGKPATYWIDRFTLHEITNLLCQKELSLTEIAARMNFSSVSYFSRYVTKHFRFSPNAYRKSVIPK from the coding sequence ATGGAGCAACCGATATGGAATAGGATTTTCTTCATGGATTCGATTCAGGCCTACGATGCCAGGCGGTATCCCCAATGTGTGATTCATATCCTTTGTACGAAAGGGAGCATGAGCTTCCGCTTCCAGAATGTGCATTATAATATCGTGGCTGGCGATTACGTTATACTGACCAATATGTCGCTGGCTTCCGGTTTCTCCGAGTCGGAAGATTACCGGGCCTTGACGATGGGACTGTCCGAGCCGTTTGTCCTGTCGATGGCCATACGCAACAATTACGGCATTATCGGGCATCTGGGCCTGTTGCAGAATCCGGTGATGAAACTCTCCCCGCACGACTTCCGGAAATGTGTGGACGACATGGAACGGCTCCGCGAGAGATTGACAGACGGTGAACCGCACCTGTTCCGCGAAGAGATGCTGGGTTACCTGCTGATGGCGCATATCATGGATTTGTATGACATCCATGCACGTGGACAGGCTTCCCGGCAAGTATCCGAACATACCGCCCGACTGCTGCAACAGTTTATCGAATTGCTGTACAACGGAGAGTATATCCGGCATCGGGATGTACCATACTATGCTTCCATACTTTGTATAACCCCTCACTATCTTTCCGAGATATGCAGAAAAGCCTGCGGCAAGCCGGCCACCTATTGGATTGACCGCTTCACCCTCCATGAAATCACGAACCTGCTGTGCCAAAAAGAACTGTCGCTAACGGAAATAGCCGCACGCATGAACTTCTCGTCCGTCTCCTATTTCAGCCGTTATGTAACCAAGCATTTCCGGTTCTCGCCTAACGCTTACAGAAAGTCTGTGATTCCGAAATAA
- a CDS encoding aldo/keto reductase, with amino-acid sequence MKTITLNNGIEMPIIGYGVFQISPDECERCVMDAIDTGYRSIDTAQAYYNEEGVGNAIRRSGIPRTELFLTTKVWISNAGEERAARSIDESLRKLRTDYIDLLLVHQPFGDYYGTYRAMQKACKTGKVRAIGLSNFYDARFIDLAENMEVKPAVVQLETHVFCQQAKMRKLVNPYGTRIMAWGPLAQGANGFFTNETLRAVGAKHGKDNAQVALKYLTDEGIIAIPKTTHKERMASNLALDDFELTDEERDAIRKLDDGKPLTADFNDPALAKYLLGYDRQFNPDKQ; translated from the coding sequence ATGAAAACCATTACACTGAATAACGGCATTGAAATGCCCATCATAGGTTACGGCGTATTTCAGATTTCACCCGATGAATGCGAACGTTGCGTGATGGATGCCATCGACACGGGCTACCGCTCTATCGACACGGCACAGGCATATTACAACGAAGAAGGCGTAGGCAATGCTATCCGCCGGAGCGGCATTCCACGCACAGAACTGTTCCTGACCACCAAAGTGTGGATTTCTAATGCAGGCGAAGAGCGGGCGGCACGGAGCATCGACGAATCGCTCCGCAAGCTCCGGACCGATTATATCGACCTGCTACTCGTCCATCAGCCTTTTGGCGACTATTATGGTACCTACCGCGCTATGCAGAAGGCTTGCAAAACAGGGAAAGTCCGTGCCATCGGATTGAGCAACTTCTACGATGCCCGTTTTATCGACCTGGCCGAGAATATGGAAGTAAAACCTGCCGTTGTACAATTGGAAACACACGTGTTCTGCCAGCAGGCAAAGATGCGCAAACTGGTGAATCCCTACGGTACGCGCATCATGGCATGGGGGCCTTTGGCTCAGGGAGCAAACGGATTCTTTACCAATGAAACGCTGCGTGCCGTCGGTGCAAAACACGGTAAAGACAATGCGCAGGTTGCCTTGAAGTACCTGACGGACGAAGGCATCATCGCCATCCCCAAGACCACGCATAAGGAGCGTATGGCCAGCAACCTCGCCCTCGACGACTTTGAACTGACGGACGAAGAACGTGATGCCATTCGCAAGTTGGACGACGGCAAACCGCTGACGGCAGATTTTAACGACCCTGCATTAGCGAAGTATTTGCTGGGCTACGACCGGCAGTTCAATCCCGATAAACAGTAA
- a CDS encoding aldo/keto reductase has product MERKLLFLTMLCCMAFSANACGTDRAHQPTAGNGTTGGNDENKDATVTVNDGMFDLSKGESGKPPVITLSSGYTMPVLGLGTYSLHGNECIDAILSAIKLGYRKFDTATFYGNEKEVGEAIRRSGVPREEFFICTKLYPNEFGRAEEAIEASLSRLNIGYVDLMLLHHPGDNDVEAYKAMERAVAEGKIRSLGVSNYYIKEMTEFLPKVSIKPVMTQNEIHPYYQEKEVREYMHRNGIVIEGWYPFGGRGYTKAIFSNKTIKEIAEAHGKSPAQIILRWDLQHGVAVIPGSSNPAHQKENISVFDFELTPEEMARIDALDRNEKHDWY; this is encoded by the coding sequence ATGGAAAGAAAGTTATTGTTCCTTACGATGCTGTGCTGCATGGCATTTTCGGCGAACGCCTGCGGCACGGACAGAGCACATCAGCCAACGGCAGGAAACGGGACTACCGGCGGCAACGATGAAAACAAGGACGCTACGGTCACAGTCAATGACGGTATGTTCGACCTGAGTAAAGGCGAAAGCGGGAAGCCGCCCGTCATCACGCTCAGCAGCGGATATACCATGCCCGTACTCGGATTGGGAACGTACAGCCTGCACGGCAACGAATGCATCGACGCCATCCTCTCTGCCATAAAGTTAGGTTACCGCAAGTTCGACACCGCCACTTTCTACGGTAACGAGAAAGAAGTGGGTGAAGCCATCCGCCGCTCGGGCGTGCCCCGCGAGGAGTTTTTCATCTGCACCAAACTCTATCCCAACGAGTTCGGTCGTGCTGAAGAAGCCATCGAAGCATCCCTCTCAAGGCTCAATATCGGCTATGTGGACCTGATGTTGCTGCACCATCCGGGCGACAACGATGTGGAAGCCTACAAGGCGATGGAGCGTGCCGTGGCCGAAGGCAAGATTCGCTCGCTCGGCGTGTCCAACTATTATATAAAGGAGATGACGGAGTTCCTGCCGAAAGTGAGCATCAAGCCCGTAATGACGCAGAACGAAATTCATCCTTATTATCAGGAGAAAGAGGTCCGGGAATATATGCACCGCAACGGCATCGTCATCGAGGGATGGTATCCATTCGGCGGACGCGGCTATACGAAAGCGATATTCAGCAACAAGACTATCAAGGAAATAGCCGAGGCGCACGGCAAATCCCCTGCACAGATCATTTTGCGCTGGGACTTGCAGCACGGCGTGGCGGTCATCCCCGGGTCAAGCAATCCTGCTCATCAGAAAGAGAACATCTCCGTGTTCGACTTCGAGCTGACCCCGGAAGAAATGGCACGTATCGACGCGCTCGACCGAAATGAGAAACATGACTGGTATTAA
- a CDS encoding flavodoxin family protein has protein sequence MKVLLINGSPRGKGNTYIALSEVAKALEANSIETEIVSIGTKAVQGCIACYRCAESGRCVFGDVLYTTVREKLETADGIVIGSPVYYAGPNGSLCALLDRLFYSASSLLRYKPAAAVAVCRRGGASATFDRLNKYFTINDMPVVSSQYWNSVHGRLPGEASQDAEGLQTMRTLGNNMAWVLKSLKNGGEPIPEREPGIMTNFIR, from the coding sequence ATGAAAGTATTACTGATTAACGGAAGTCCGAGGGGCAAAGGAAACACTTACATTGCCCTGTCGGAAGTGGCGAAAGCCCTTGAAGCGAATAGCATAGAAACAGAGATCGTCTCCATCGGCACCAAAGCGGTACAGGGATGCATCGCCTGCTACCGTTGTGCGGAATCGGGCAGATGCGTGTTCGGCGATGTGCTGTACACCACGGTCCGTGAGAAACTGGAAACGGCAGACGGCATCGTCATCGGTTCGCCCGTCTATTATGCGGGCCCCAACGGCTCACTCTGCGCCCTGCTCGACAGGCTGTTCTATTCCGCGTCGTCGCTGCTGCGCTACAAACCGGCTGCTGCCGTAGCCGTCTGCCGGCGCGGAGGGGCAAGCGCCACGTTCGACCGGCTGAACAAGTATTTCACGATAAACGACATGCCCGTCGTAAGTTCCCAGTACTGGAACAGCGTGCATGGCCGTCTGCCGGGCGAAGCCTCGCAGGACGCCGAGGGATTGCAGACGATGCGCACCTTGGGCAATAACATGGCATGGGTGCTGAAAAGCCTGAAAAACGGCGGAGAGCCGATACCCGAAAGGGAACCGGGAATCATGACGAACTTTATCCGGTAA
- a CDS encoding alpha/beta hydrolase: protein MRHSFKTSAVALFACLCGMGSLTAQENRLNTNSIMEEKLNLTQEWDKTFPQSDKVNHSKITFHNRYGITLAADLYMPKNATGKLPAIAVSGPFGAVKEQASGLYAQELAKRGFLTIAFDPSFTGESGGQPRYVASPDINTEDFSAAVDYLSTRDDVNPEQIGILGICGWGGLAINAAAIDTRIKATVAATMYDISRCTANGYFDAADNADTRYGMRQMLNAQRTEDYKNGTYALAGGVVDPLPADAPQFVKDYHAYYKTKRGYHKRSLNSNGGWNKTSNLAFLNAPILAYSDEIRSAVLVVHGEKAHSRYMGEDAFKKLKGGNKELLIVPGACHTDLYDNFDKIPFDRIEAFYKEYLK from the coding sequence ATGAGACATTCATTCAAGACATCGGCCGTGGCCTTGTTCGCCTGCCTTTGCGGCATGGGCAGCCTCACGGCACAGGAAAATCGCCTTAATACAAACAGCATCATGGAAGAAAAACTGAATCTTACGCAGGAATGGGACAAGACGTTCCCCCAGAGCGACAAAGTGAACCACAGCAAAATCACGTTCCATAACCGCTACGGCATCACGCTTGCCGCCGACCTCTATATGCCCAAGAATGCCACGGGCAAGCTACCCGCTATCGCCGTCAGCGGCCCGTTCGGGGCTGTCAAGGAACAGGCATCGGGACTGTATGCGCAGGAATTGGCAAAACGCGGTTTCCTCACCATTGCCTTCGACCCCTCGTTTACCGGCGAGAGCGGTGGTCAGCCCCGCTATGTAGCTTCACCCGACATCAATACCGAGGACTTCTCGGCGGCGGTGGACTACCTTTCCACCCGTGACGATGTGAACCCGGAACAGATCGGCATCCTCGGCATCTGCGGCTGGGGCGGTTTGGCAATCAATGCGGCGGCCATCGACACCCGTATCAAGGCGACGGTAGCCGCTACGATGTACGACATCAGCCGTTGCACCGCCAACGGATACTTCGATGCGGCGGACAATGCGGACACCCGTTACGGGATGCGCCAGATGCTCAATGCACAGCGCACGGAAGATTACAAGAACGGGACGTATGCCCTTGCCGGAGGAGTGGTCGATCCGTTGCCTGCCGACGCGCCGCAGTTCGTGAAAGATTATCACGCCTATTACAAGACGAAGCGCGGCTACCACAAGCGTTCGCTCAACTCCAACGGCGGCTGGAACAAGACCTCGAATCTGGCTTTTCTCAATGCGCCCATCCTGGCATACAGCGATGAGATCCGTTCGGCAGTGCTGGTGGTTCACGGCGAGAAAGCCCACTCGCGCTATATGGGCGAGGACGCATTCAAGAAGCTGAAAGGCGGCAACAAGGAGTTGCTGATCGTTCCCGGTGCCTGCCATACCGACCTTTACGACAACTTCGACAAGATTCCGTTCGACCGCATCGAAGCATTCTACAAGGAATATCTGAAGTGA
- a CDS encoding aldo/keto reductase yields the protein MDRHITFPDGRQVCPLGQGTYQMGRRRSEEIQALRRGIDLGLTLIDTAEMYGTEELVGEAVRECRNKAFIVSKVLPGNASYEGTKRACERSLQRLGTEYIDLYLLHWIGHYPFSETVRALAELQQEGKIRQWGMSNLDVADMEHILSLPHGKECAADQVLYNLRERGIEYDLIPWCGRHGIPVMAYTPLGEGRLRNHKTLVEIARRHDATPTQIMLAWVMRTQNVIAIPKASSIAHVEENARSLAIILTEEDLCDIDKAFPAPTRKIALAGW from the coding sequence ATGGACAGACACATCACTTTCCCCGACGGGCGGCAGGTCTGCCCGCTCGGACAGGGGACGTACCAAATGGGGCGCCGGCGCAGCGAGGAGATACAAGCTCTGCGCCGGGGTATCGACTTAGGTTTGACATTGATAGACACTGCCGAGATGTACGGCACGGAGGAGCTCGTAGGCGAAGCCGTAAGGGAGTGCCGTAACAAGGCTTTCATAGTCAGCAAAGTTCTTCCGGGCAATGCCAGCTACGAGGGCACGAAACGGGCCTGCGAACGGAGTCTGCAACGGCTCGGCACGGAATACATCGACCTTTACCTGCTGCATTGGATCGGGCATTACCCGTTCTCCGAGACCGTCCGTGCTTTGGCGGAGTTGCAGCAGGAAGGGAAAATCCGGCAATGGGGCATGAGCAACCTCGACGTGGCGGACATGGAGCATATCCTTTCCCTGCCGCACGGCAAGGAGTGTGCCGCCGATCAGGTACTCTACAACCTGCGCGAGAGGGGCATCGAGTACGACCTTATCCCGTGGTGCGGACGGCACGGCATACCCGTGATGGCCTATACGCCGCTCGGTGAAGGACGGTTGCGCAACCACAAGACGCTGGTGGAGATAGCCCGCAGGCACGATGCCACGCCCACACAGATCATGTTGGCATGGGTGATGCGCACACAGAACGTCATCGCCATCCCCAAGGCAAGCAGCATCGCCCATGTGGAGGAGAACGCCCGCAGCCTCGCTATAATCCTGACGGAAGAGGACCTGTGCGATATCGACAAGGCGTTTCCCGCACCGACGCGGAAAATAGCGTTGGCCGGATGGTAA
- a CDS encoding tautomerase family protein, giving the protein MHIAITTLPGYTPEEKKRLARALKEMAASVGVASFTVSVSVKDLPMEKWTEFIHELPDEKIIIPEADKSSKRC; this is encoded by the coding sequence ATGCACATCGCCATTACCACCTTGCCGGGATATACGCCGGAGGAAAAGAAACGGCTGGCAAGAGCATTGAAGGAAATGGCTGCATCGGTGGGTGTCGCTTCCTTCACGGTCTCTGTTTCCGTGAAAGATTTGCCTATGGAAAAATGGACCGAGTTTATCCACGAATTACCGGACGAGAAAATTATTATTCCGGAAGCCGACAAAAGCAGTAAAAGGTGTTGA
- a CDS encoding RluA family pseudouridine synthase: MRKTSEKPASGNPREYTVKNPSTLLPFLLSILPDRSRTTVKSFLTHRQVSVNDRVSTRHDTLLRPGDRVNILSGRGFAPLSHPMLRIVFEDEHLIVIDKRQGLLSMGTDREKERTAYHILSCHVKRNDPGAMVFIVHRLDRETSGLMLFAKSEAVQETLQKNWKRIVRKRTYMAVAEGRMPGQEGCIEAPLRENSRFKVYVPSDGEGTAAVTRYRVVKQGPRYSLVELELETGRKNQIRAHMEHIGHPIAGDRKYGAPSSEAGRVCLHASSLCFEHPVTGRMLNFSTGTPRLFEALVGENGQKISISPKKH, from the coding sequence ATGCGCAAAACCTCCGAGAAACCTGCTTCCGGAAATCCGAGAGAATACACCGTAAAAAACCCGTCTACCCTGCTACCCTTTCTTCTTTCGATCCTGCCGGACAGAAGCCGCACCACGGTCAAATCCTTCCTGACCCACCGCCAGGTATCGGTCAACGATCGGGTCTCCACCCGTCACGACACCCTGCTACGGCCCGGCGACCGAGTCAATATCCTTTCCGGCCGGGGGTTTGCCCCTCTCTCCCACCCGATGCTGCGTATCGTCTTCGAAGACGAGCACCTGATCGTCATCGACAAACGCCAGGGCCTCCTGTCAATGGGCACCGACAGGGAAAAGGAACGGACGGCCTACCATATCCTCAGTTGCCATGTGAAACGGAACGATCCCGGCGCCATGGTCTTCATCGTCCACCGCCTCGACCGCGAGACTTCCGGACTGATGCTCTTCGCCAAAAGCGAAGCGGTTCAGGAAACGCTTCAGAAAAACTGGAAGCGCATCGTCCGCAAACGCACCTACATGGCCGTTGCGGAGGGCCGAATGCCCGGACAGGAAGGATGTATCGAAGCTCCGCTCAGGGAAAACAGCCGGTTCAAGGTGTACGTGCCGTCCGACGGCGAAGGCACCGCGGCGGTCACCCGCTACCGGGTCGTGAAGCAGGGGCCCCGCTACTCTCTCGTGGAACTCGAACTGGAAACCGGACGTAAAAACCAGATCCGCGCCCACATGGAACACATCGGACATCCGATCGCCGGCGACAGGAAATACGGAGCTCCGTCCTCTGAGGCCGGACGGGTCTGTCTCCACGCCAGCTCGCTCTGTTTCGAACATCCCGTCACGGGCCGTATGTTGAACTTCTCCACCGGCACACCACGTCTTTTCGAAGCACTGGTCGGGGAAAACGGACAAAAGATTTCCATTTCCCCGAAAAAACATTAG
- a CDS encoding GNAT family N-acetyltransferase, protein MKVEELTVYEEEVFQAVKRMLPQLTGREAGFGREEFGELLASDRSHLLVLREDDGRVAGMLVVALYPTLSGGLKAWIEDVVVDEACRGKGYGKELVTFAIGFARRLGVQSISLSSAPVRVAANRLYRSMGFVQRETNVYLLKL, encoded by the coding sequence ATGAAAGTAGAGGAACTGACGGTATACGAGGAAGAGGTTTTCCAGGCTGTGAAACGCATGTTACCCCAGTTGACGGGACGGGAGGCCGGGTTCGGCCGTGAAGAATTCGGTGAGTTGCTGGCCTCCGACCGCTCTCATTTGCTGGTGTTGAGGGAAGATGACGGCCGGGTGGCCGGTATGTTGGTCGTGGCCCTCTATCCCACGCTCTCGGGCGGGTTGAAGGCGTGGATCGAGGATGTGGTGGTGGATGAAGCCTGCCGGGGAAAGGGATACGGAAAAGAGCTGGTGACATTCGCGATCGGATTCGCACGGCGGCTCGGGGTACAGAGCATTTCGCTCTCTTCCGCTCCCGTACGGGTGGCCGCCAACCGGCTGTACCGGTCGATGGGTTTCGTGCAGAGGGAGACCAATGTCTATTTGCTGAAACTCTGA
- a CDS encoding amidohydrolase family protein, producing the protein MDDNVSCGLSAPEGAGGADLKLVDWRPVSQLKVKETKVMKPRFPVIDMHNHLGRLVDMGKYLDEMDEAGVWRCVSLDGHSKDDFYRKHLEVSRGCSPERFTVFFHPDFLRIDEPDFGHREAARLEEAVGSGCRGVKVFKQLGLEYRDASGALIAIDDPRLDPIWTKCGELGIPVLIHTGDPEAFFTPVDRYNERYDELAAHPEWSFADRRRFPSKEALLGQRNRMIARHPETTYICPHMANLPEDLGRVGMWLDTYSNIVVDISARISELGRQPYTARKFLIRYQDRILFGTDTEPNAEAYRVYYRFLETDDEYIDPGAGHHMQGRWAIYGISLPDDVLRKLYHGNALRILDACEEKRGKSLSL; encoded by the coding sequence ATGGACGATAATGTTTCGTGCGGTCTGTCCGCGCCCGAAGGGGCGGGCGGAGCCGATTTGAAATTGGTGGACTGGCGTCCGGTGAGCCAGCTGAAAGTGAAGGAGACGAAGGTGATGAAACCCCGTTTCCCTGTGATCGACATGCACAATCATCTGGGACGGCTCGTTGATATGGGAAAATATCTGGATGAGATGGATGAAGCCGGAGTATGGCGTTGTGTCAGTCTGGACGGTCATTCGAAGGATGATTTTTACAGGAAACATCTGGAGGTATCCCGGGGCTGTTCGCCGGAGCGGTTTACGGTTTTCTTTCATCCGGACTTTCTTCGGATTGACGAACCCGACTTCGGCCATAGGGAGGCGGCCCGGCTGGAGGAAGCTGTCGGTTCAGGATGCAGAGGGGTAAAAGTGTTCAAGCAACTGGGGCTCGAATATCGGGATGCATCGGGGGCTTTGATCGCCATCGACGATCCGCGTCTCGATCCTATCTGGACCAAGTGCGGGGAGTTGGGAATCCCCGTATTGATTCATACGGGTGATCCGGAGGCTTTTTTCACACCGGTAGATCGCTACAATGAACGTTACGACGAACTGGCCGCCCATCCGGAGTGGAGTTTTGCCGACCGCAGACGTTTCCCTTCGAAGGAGGCATTGCTCGGTCAGCGCAACAGGATGATCGCCCGTCATCCGGAGACAACCTATATCTGTCCCCACATGGCCAATCTGCCCGAAGATCTCGGTCGGGTAGGCATGTGGCTCGACACCTATTCGAATATCGTGGTGGACATCAGCGCCCGCATCAGCGAGTTGGGACGACAGCCTTATACAGCCCGGAAGTTCCTTATCCGTTATCAGGACCGTATTCTGTTCGGCACCGACACGGAACCCAATGCGGAGGCATACAGAGTCTATTACAGATTTCTGGAAACGGACGATGAGTACATAGATCCGGGAGCCGGACATCACATGCAGGGGCGCTGGGCTATCTATGGTATATCCCTGCCGGACGACGTATTGCGAAAGCTTTATCACGGCAATGCCTTGCGGATTCTGGATGCATGTGAGGAGAAGAGGGGCAAATCGTTATCTTTGTAG